Part of the Bacteroidales bacterium genome, CGTTCACACTGATTTCCTTTATGGTTCCTGCTTCTTTTTCTCTGGCGGCACCTCTGCCACCAAAAGCTCCGGCAATTACATTGAGCAGCGAGCGGTTCATGGCCCGGCACATAAGAACAGTAAGGATGGTACCGGCAGAGCCAACCAGAATACCACCTGTAAGCATAGCCTGATTATGATAAAGAAAACCTCCGAACGCTGCAGCAAGACCGGTAAAGGAGTTCAGCAACGAAATAACCACCGGCATATCAGCTCCTCCGATAGGCATTACAAACAACACGCCATACACAGCCGATATGGCCAGAAGCAGATAAACCGGAAGGGCACCGATGTGGCCGTCGGCATAGATTTCGGGCCGCACCAATACCCATACAATTAACAATAACATGACCAGCAGCAGAAGGATATTTACCGGCCTGAGGGCTTTTGTGCGCAAATCGCCGATGTTTCCGTTGAGCTTACCGAAAGCAATCATACTTCCTGTAAAGGAGACCGTTCCGATCATTACACCGGGCATAATGGTAATAAGCTGTCCGTATGGAACGCCTCCGGCAGCATCAATATGAGGGAACTCCATAAGGGCAATCAGTGCAGCGCAGGCTCCGCCCATACCGTTGAAAAGAGAAACCAATTGCGGCATGGCCGTCATTTTGACACGCCGTGCTATTACCCAGCCGGCCGTAGCACCTATGGCAAAGGCCAGCAGAATAAGAGGAATATGGCGTATTGGTTCTCCGTCAACACGGTGAAACAGGATGGTAGCAATAATGGCCAGCGACATGCCAAAAGCGGCCCAGAGGTTTCCTTTTCTCGCACTGTCGGGCTTGCTTAGCATTTTTAATCCAAATACAAACAAAACGGAAGCTATCAGATAGATAAGCTCAAGAAGAGATTGTCCGTCAGTGAAACGAAGTGTTTTTATCACTTCATGGATTGTATTCATAGCGCAGAGCTTTATTTCTTAGGTTTTTTTCTGAACATTTCGAGCATGCGGTCGGTAACCACAAATCCTCCGACCACATTGAGGGTACCAAGGATGACAGCAAAAAATCCCAGTATAATGGCAGAAGTGGAATGCGCATGGCCCATAACTATTATGGCCCCGACAATAACCACTCCGTGAATGGCATTGGCTCCTGACATAAGAGGAGTATGCAGGACGGCAGGCACATGCGATATTACCTCAATGCCAAGCAGTACCGAGAGAGCCACAATAAACAGCATCTCCCTGTTAACATAAATAAATTCAAATACTTCGCTCATAAATTATTGGGATTAACTGATGACAGATTATGAAGGCTTCTCACCCGTTCATTACGGACTGCGCCCTGGAAGGTCAGGCAGGTTCCGGCAATAATATCGTCGTTGAAATTGATATTCAACACACCTTCTTTTCCGAGAACAAGTTTGAGAAAATTCAGCAGATTCCGTCCGTACATGCGGCTGGCATCAAGCGGCATATCCGATGGATAGTCGGATTTCCCCACGATCGTTACTCCGTTATATTCAAGCACCTCTCCATTTTTGGTCAGTTCGCAGTTTCCTCCGGTAGCGGCAGCAATATCAATGATGACTGAGCCGGGCTGCATTTGATGTACGGTATCTTTTAATAAAAGGACCGGTGCCGGTTTTCCGGGAATCTGAGCCGTACAGATCACCACATCGCTTTTTACGGCATGTTCATGAATTTTGGCAGCCTGGCGGCGGAGATATTCTTCCGTTTGTTCCACGGCATAACCGCCTGCAGAAGCATCTTCGCGGGCCCCTTCCACTTCAACAAACTTTCCTCCCAGACTCAATACTTCTTCCTTTACGGCTTTTCTCACATCGAATACATCTACAACGGCACCAAGCTTGCGGGCGGTAGCAAGAGCCTGCAGACCGGCCACCCCGGCACCCAGAATAAGTACCCGTGCCGGCTTGATGGTTCCTGCCGCGGTCATAAACATCGGAAAGAAGCGCGGAAACCGCACAGCAGCATCCAGCACTGCCCGATATCCAGCAACCGTAGCCATGGAACTAAGAACATCCATAGCCTGCGCCCGGGTGGTTCTGGGAACCAGCTCCATGCTGAATGAAGTTATACCACGCTGCATGAGCAGTTCAACAAGCTCCCTGTTATAAAGGGGATTCATCATTCCAATCAGCACCTTGCCGGGAGACAGATTCTTGAGTTCTTCGTCGGCAGGAGGCTGAATATGCAGAATTACATCAGATGCATCCAGAATTTCCCGGCGGGAGACAATGGTTGCCCCTGCTTCCGAGTATAAGGCATCCGGGGTAAAGGCTCTGGCTCCAGCCCCCGATTCCACCTTGACGGCTGCCCCGAGGCGGACGAGCATCTGCACTTCCCCGGGCAACAGGGATACCCGTTTCTCATGTTCCGGTTCCCTGAGAATACCAAATGTTGTCATAAACAAGCTTTTAAGACAGATTTCTCATTACCTGCCATTTTCCTCTGAAATACGGACACAAAAATAACAGAGTTTCTGAAAGTCAAAATAGTATCTGTTTTTTTGAACACAATGTAAAAAAAATAGTTACTACATTTGAAATATGTGTTTGGCAGAAATCCAGGTAAATGTTTTACAGCATTCTTAAAGAGCTATTTATTTGGAAAAAATGTATGATCATTTTCTTTCAGTATGGAATCGGATAGTTTTTTAGGAAATATTGATTTTGATAGTGCTGAAGAGCTATACCGGCAGTTCAGAAAGGATCCTTTGTCGGTTGACAGAAGCTGGCACGATTTTTTTAAAGGATTTGACCTGGCATTAAAGAATAATAAGGGCTCTGAGATTTCAAGCGAATCCCTTAAAAAAGAGTTCAATGTGCTCCGGCTTATTGATGATTACCGCAAGAGGGGGCATCTGTTTACGCAAACCAATCCGGTTCGGTCGCGAAGGAAGTACTCCCCTACCCTTGCATTGGAAAATTACGGACTCTCAGAAAAAGACTATGATACTGTTTTTCATGCGGGTGAAGAAATCGGCATAGGACCAGCTACTCTGCGCGCGATCGAGGAACATCTTAAACAAACTTATTGCCGGAGCATCGGAGCTGAATTCATGTACATACGTGATCAGGAGAAGATCCGCTGGCTCACCGGAACAATGGAAGCATCAAAAAACACTCCCGTATTTGATCAGGAAAAAAAGAAGGACATTTTTGACAAACTAAAGCTTGCGGTTGGGTTTGAGCATTTTATTCATAAAAAATTCACCGGCCAGAAACGATTCTCATTGGAAGGGGCTGAAACACTGATTCCTGCCATGCACTACCTGATCAGAAAAGGAGCCGAACTGGGTATGGAGGAATTTGTCATCGGAATGCCGCACCGGGGCCGGCTGAACATACTGGCCAATGTGATGCAAAAACCGTATGAAGATATTTTCAGAGAGTTCATTGCCAAAACCTACGATGGCAGTGTATCATTGGGCGATGTAAAATACCATCTTGGCTTTGACAATGTCATTTCAGTTGATGGCAAAAAAAGCATACGCCTGAGTCTGCTGCCAAACCCGTCGCATCTTGAGGCAGTATTTCCGGTTGCTGAAGGACTTGCAAAAGCTCTGATTCACCGGAAATACCATGATGATCTTACAAAGGTCTGTCCTGTTATACTTCACGGAGATGCAGCTATAGCAGGCCAGGGTGTCGTATACGAGGTGGTACAGATGGCTGATCTGGAGGCATATTCAACCGGAGGGAGTATTCATATTGTGATAAATAATCAGGTAGGTTTTACGACGAACTATCTCGAAGCCCGTTCAAGCACCTATTGCACAGATGTGGCCAAAGTAACCAAGTCGCCTGTGTTTCACGTGAACGGAGATGATGTGGAAGCGCTGGTCTTTGCCGTACAAATGGCTATGGAATACCGGCAGGCTTTTCATTCCGACGTATTTATTGATATACTATGCTACCGGAAATACGGTCATAACGAAGGAGATGAACCGCGGTTCACCCAGCCCACTCTTTACAAAATCATAGCCTCACACCCCAATCCCATGGAAATATATGCTGACCAGCTAATTCATCAGGGGATCTATTCGAAGGAAGAAATTGTCTCGATTACCCGGGCTTTCGATGAACTGTTAGAAGAAAAATTCGTCCGGGCAAATAA contains:
- a CDS encoding NAD(P)(+) transhydrogenase (Re/Si-specific) subunit beta, with amino-acid sequence MNTIHEVIKTLRFTDGQSLLELIYLIASVLFVFGLKMLSKPDSARKGNLWAAFGMSLAIIATILFHRVDGEPIRHIPLILLAFAIGATAGWVIARRVKMTAMPQLVSLFNGMGGACAALIALMEFPHIDAAGGVPYGQLITIMPGVMIGTVSFTGSMIAFGKLNGNIGDLRTKALRPVNILLLLVMLLLIVWVLVRPEIYADGHIGALPVYLLLAISAVYGVLFVMPIGGADMPVVISLLNSFTGLAAAFGGFLYHNQAMLTGGILVGSAGTILTVLMCRAMNRSLLNVIAGAFGGRGAAREKEAGTIKEISVNDAAVLLTYSKKVVVVPGYGLAVAQAQHLCNEMVKQLEEHGVEVQFAIHPVAGRMPGHMNVLLAEADVPYEKLKEMDEINPELPNTDVVVVIGANDVVNPAAEDDPGSPIYGMPIIRAHTAKNIIVMKRGMGKGYAAIENFLFYDPKTRMLFGNAKDTLQKLIEEIKNL
- a CDS encoding Re/Si-specific NAD(P)(+) transhydrogenase subunit alpha; this translates as MTTFGILREPEHEKRVSLLPGEVQMLVRLGAAVKVESGAGARAFTPDALYSEAGATIVSRREILDASDVILHIQPPADEELKNLSPGKVLIGMMNPLYNRELVELLMQRGITSFSMELVPRTTRAQAMDVLSSMATVAGYRAVLDAAVRFPRFFPMFMTAAGTIKPARVLILGAGVAGLQALATARKLGAVVDVFDVRKAVKEEVLSLGGKFVEVEGAREDASAGGYAVEQTEEYLRRQAAKIHEHAVKSDVVICTAQIPGKPAPVLLLKDTVHQMQPGSVIIDIAAATGGNCELTKNGEVLEYNGVTIVGKSDYPSDMPLDASRMYGRNLLNFLKLVLGKEGVLNINFNDDIIAGTCLTFQGAVRNERVRSLHNLSSVNPNNL
- a CDS encoding NAD(P) transhydrogenase subunit alpha: MSEVFEFIYVNREMLFIVALSVLLGIEVISHVPAVLHTPLMSGANAIHGVVIVGAIIVMGHAHSTSAIILGFFAVILGTLNVVGGFVVTDRMLEMFRKKPKK
- a CDS encoding 2-oxoglutarate dehydrogenase E1 component, yielding MESDSFLGNIDFDSAEELYRQFRKDPLSVDRSWHDFFKGFDLALKNNKGSEISSESLKKEFNVLRLIDDYRKRGHLFTQTNPVRSRRKYSPTLALENYGLSEKDYDTVFHAGEEIGIGPATLRAIEEHLKQTYCRSIGAEFMYIRDQEKIRWLTGTMEASKNTPVFDQEKKKDIFDKLKLAVGFEHFIHKKFTGQKRFSLEGAETLIPAMHYLIRKGAELGMEEFVIGMPHRGRLNILANVMQKPYEDIFREFIAKTYDGSVSLGDVKYHLGFDNVISVDGKKSIRLSLLPNPSHLEAVFPVAEGLAKALIHRKYHDDLTKVCPVILHGDAAIAGQGVVYEVVQMADLEAYSTGGSIHIVINNQVGFTTNYLEARSSTYCTDVAKVTKSPVFHVNGDDVEALVFAVQMAMEYRQAFHSDVFIDILCYRKYGHNEGDEPRFTQPTLYKIIASHPNPMEIYADQLIHQGIYSKEEIVSITRAFDELLEEKFVRANKKQHLHIRQFLKEEWKNYRYAQPEDFEKSPPTGVEEERLIRIARKINHLPDSLPFFTKTLRLVQEREKLIKERKADWAMAELLAYGTLTDEKIPVRICGQDSVRGTFSHRHAAHVVENTDQKYCPLQHISSRQASFRIYNSTLSEYGALGFEYGYAIGTPDGLTIWEAQFGDFHNVAQVIVDQYISSAEDKWGLMNGLVLFLPHGYEGQGPEHSSARLERFLVLAANNNMQLVNCTTPANFFHVLRRQVKRDFRVPLIVFTPKSLLRHPQCISPLSELASGEFIEVIDDEDVDIPEVKRVVFCSGKIYYDLLARKNAFKARDIALIRIEQLYPFPEKQLDAIIEKYNKALVYLWVQEEPENMGAWTYINYHFRKIPLIHITRLPSGSPATGLHEIHQAEQEEILYKVFRTCDCERRNKYCGLQCMVGKSRQEILRQFNYIFFDKRINL